A single uncultured Acetobacterium sp. DNA region contains:
- a CDS encoding ABC transporter permease, whose protein sequence is MKNKLNTGVVFQEKHLVPLIFVVLAIICYFLADVTPGFVVEQVTVRFIRNSVLVLALILPIQAGMGLNFSIIIGAMAAQASYIIVLNANMSPGTGALTVFCLTLIFNILIGLLLGKLMNIVKGREMITSIVIGLLANYIYQLIFLVGFGTVIPVNNEHIVLDSGIGVKSMLDLKIYRDFFNSYGTFQIGGTPISFFLILMILVIAFLVYYITRTPLGQNIKTVGLSATKAELAGINVDQMRIIAIVISTVLAGIGQFIYLQNIGSLNVYTEHLNEDTFSCAALLVGGATIKSAKVRQALFGVVIMHAIFILSPLAGMNSFNNVALGEYFRSFIVYGVIALALVLNIRLEENKEKE, encoded by the coding sequence ATGAAAAATAAGTTAAATACTGGTGTGGTTTTCCAGGAAAAGCATCTTGTCCCCCTGATCTTTGTTGTTTTGGCGATCATCTGTTATTTTTTAGCCGATGTAACCCCCGGTTTTGTAGTAGAGCAAGTGACCGTTCGTTTTATTCGCAACAGCGTCTTAGTCTTGGCCTTAATCTTACCGATCCAGGCAGGAATGGGATTGAACTTTTCGATTATTATTGGGGCGATGGCTGCCCAGGCTTCTTATATTATCGTTTTAAATGCAAATATGTCTCCGGGAACGGGTGCCTTGACGGTATTTTGTTTAACACTGATTTTTAATATCTTAATTGGCTTGCTGCTAGGCAAACTCATGAATATCGTTAAAGGGCGGGAGATGATTACCTCCATCGTGATTGGGTTACTGGCAAATTATATCTATCAGTTGATCTTTTTAGTTGGCTTTGGCACCGTCATTCCGGTTAACAACGAACATATTGTCCTAGATTCGGGAATTGGGGTGAAAAGCATGTTGGATTTAAAAATCTACCGGGATTTCTTTAATAGTTATGGAACTTTCCAAATCGGTGGAACGCCCATTTCCTTTTTTCTGATCCTGATGATTTTGGTGATTGCCTTTTTAGTCTATTACATCACAAGAACACCCCTCGGTCAGAATATTAAAACCGTGGGTCTCAGTGCGACAAAAGCCGAGTTGGCGGGGATCAACGTCGATCAGATGCGGATCATTGCGATTGTGATTTCAACTGTTCTGGCGGGAATTGGCCAGTTTATTTATCTCCAGAATATCGGATCATTAAATGTTTATACAGAACATCTCAATGAAGATACCTTTTCCTGTGCCGCCTTGTTAGTCGGGGGTGCGACAATCAAATCAGCAAAAGTCAGACAGGCCTTGTTTGGAGTTGTCATCATGCATGCCATCTTCATTTTATCGCCGTTGGCCGGGATGAATTCATTTAATAACGTGGCTTTGGGTGAATATTTCAGAAGCTTTATTGTTTACGGTGTGATCGCTCTGGCATTAGTTTTAAATATTCGATTGGAAGAGAATAAAGAAAAGGAGTAG
- a CDS encoding ABC transporter permease, which produces MSKKIQRSLPQIIIGSFMLLLFIIAATLNYNMAELISGSLVKFAMNGIFVLALIPMINAGVGLNFGSSVGITAGLIGMCMAIQLRMDGIAGFLAAVLISIPISIVLGFLYGKILNRVKGKEDIAAIFIGFSFIPLMNFFWTVAPFTNREMLYPISGSGLRPKISLENYFGKVLDQLFVVKIGAIEIPLGLLFFYIIIAVIIVLFFKTKKGKALIAIGSNEVFCKLSGLGIDSNRILGVILSTVLAGIGICVYAQSYGFVELYGGPGAFAFPAISAILVGGCTGKRATVFQAVLGTYLYQTIFLLSAPIANSLLVPQMAEIVRMIITNGIILYAFLNQRKTGAHDEK; this is translated from the coding sequence ATGAGTAAAAAAATACAACGTTCCTTGCCACAGATCATCATCGGCAGTTTTATGCTGCTGCTATTTATAATTGCTGCGACCCTGAATTATAATATGGCCGAATTAATCAGTGGCTCACTGGTAAAATTTGCCATGAACGGCATATTTGTATTGGCATTAATTCCCATGATCAATGCCGGGGTTGGTTTGAACTTCGGGAGTTCCGTCGGGATTACTGCCGGTTTAATTGGCATGTGCATGGCAATTCAGTTAAGAATGGATGGAATAGCTGGCTTTTTAGCAGCGGTTCTCATCTCAATACCGATTTCAATTGTTTTGGGCTTTTTATATGGAAAAATATTAAACCGAGTCAAGGGAAAAGAAGATATTGCCGCAATTTTTATCGGGTTCTCCTTTATTCCCTTAATGAACTTTTTCTGGACCGTGGCACCTTTTACCAATCGGGAAATGCTGTATCCCATTAGTGGTAGTGGCTTAAGACCAAAAATCAGTCTGGAAAATTACTTTGGTAAGGTATTGGATCAGTTATTTGTCGTAAAGATTGGAGCCATTGAGATTCCCTTGGGACTGTTATTTTTTTATATTATAATTGCGGTGATAATCGTGCTGTTTTTTAAAACTAAGAAAGGGAAAGCCCTGATTGCCATTGGATCAAATGAGGTATTTTGCAAATTATCGGGATTGGGAATCGATTCAAATCGCATCCTGGGGGTGATTCTATCAACTGTCCTGGCTGGTATCGGCATTTGTGTTTATGCCCAGTCTTATGGTTTTGTTGAGCTTTATGGGGGCCCGGGAGCATTTGCATTTCCGGCAATTTCAGCAATCTTAGTGGGCGGATGTACCGGAAAAAGAGCCACTGTCTTTCAGGCTGTTTTGGGAACATACCTCTATCAGACGATTTTTCTGCTGTCCGCTCCGATAGCAAACAGCTTGTTAGTTCCGCAGATGGCGGAAATTGTCCGGATGATTATCACCAATGGGATCATTCTCTATGCTTTTTTGAATCAAAGAAAAACAGGTGCTCACGATGAAAAATAA
- a CDS encoding sugar ABC transporter ATP-binding protein — translation MDDYINIQDLSKKFGSQNALDHVDFSIKKGEIYGLVGVNGSGKSTLMNILFGNRVISDTGGFSGQIKIENRTIEIANTQDAIKNGIGMIHQEFMLIPELSVYENINLNKEKTINKNKYSRFQKISYLDDKENKALASSTLKNLGFDIDVSLLAKNLSVNTKQFVEIARAINTDDLKLLLLDEPTATLNTEDSVILMKIIKELANTGVSIFFCSHRLHEVCSLCDKVSVLRDGRLVSTYDRQEMSIELLAKEMIGAEIDQMIRTKSCTSEETILTLQNFSVKSPEECIQGLSLTVKKKEILGITSLSGHGKAALCYGIIGYYPTTGEIFVAGKKKNNTIPDAIEKGLFLLPDDRKEMGLMMEESVEYNMVFSSFQLKDKFNKKILKLFSVENMKTVEPYVKEQIAKLNIKCTSPKQKVRELSGGNQQKICIARAAAMDPEILIVMEPTRGIDIGAKEKILEMIVEMNRERGMTILVASSEIDELKRICDRIVVLCEGKLSGILDAEASEETVALALTGELNYE, via the coding sequence ATGGATGATTATATCAATATACAAGACCTCAGTAAGAAATTTGGGAGTCAGAATGCTTTGGATCATGTGGATTTCTCGATCAAAAAAGGCGAAATTTACGGATTGGTCGGGGTAAATGGATCTGGAAAAAGTACGTTGATGAATATTTTATTTGGAAATCGTGTTATTTCAGATACTGGCGGATTTTCAGGTCAAATCAAAATAGAAAACAGAACCATCGAAATAGCCAATACTCAAGATGCAATAAAAAATGGCATCGGTATGATTCACCAGGAATTCATGTTGATTCCGGAATTGAGCGTATACGAAAATATTAATTTGAATAAAGAAAAAACGATTAACAAAAATAAATACTCTCGGTTTCAGAAGATTTCATATTTAGATGACAAAGAAAATAAAGCATTGGCAAGCAGTACATTAAAGAATTTGGGGTTTGACATCGATGTTTCTCTTTTAGCGAAGAATTTATCCGTCAATACCAAACAATTTGTGGAAATAGCCAGAGCAATTAACACGGATGATTTGAAGCTGCTGCTGCTGGATGAACCAACAGCAACGTTAAATACTGAAGATTCAGTTATCCTGATGAAAATCATTAAAGAACTGGCTAATACCGGGGTTTCCATCTTTTTTTGCTCCCACCGTTTACACGAAGTATGCAGTCTATGTGATAAGGTATCGGTGCTGCGTGATGGACGATTGGTTTCAACGTATGATCGTCAGGAAATGTCTATCGAGCTGCTGGCAAAAGAGATGATTGGCGCTGAAATCGATCAAATGATCAGAACAAAAAGTTGTACCAGTGAAGAAACGATTTTAACACTCCAGAATTTTTCGGTTAAGTCTCCCGAAGAATGCATTCAGGGATTAAGCTTAACGGTGAAGAAAAAGGAGATTCTGGGAATTACCAGCCTTTCCGGGCATGGGAAAGCTGCATTGTGTTATGGCATCATTGGCTACTATCCGACAACCGGCGAAATTTTTGTAGCGGGTAAAAAGAAAAATAATACCATCCCGGATGCTATTGAAAAAGGATTGTTTTTACTGCCGGATGATCGGAAAGAAATGGGTTTGATGATGGAAGAATCAGTTGAATACAATATGGTCTTCTCGAGTTTTCAATTAAAGGATAAATTCAATAAGAAGATCTTGAAGCTGTTTTCTGTTGAAAACATGAAAACAGTTGAACCCTATGTCAAAGAACAGATCGCAAAACTCAACATCAAATGTACCAGTCCGAAACAAAAGGTCAGGGAATTAAGCGGCGGTAATCAGCAAAAGATTTGTATCGCCAGAGCAGCAGCAATGGATCCTGAAATTCTGATTGTTATGGAACCAACCCGGGGAATCGATATCGGCGCCAAGGAAAAAATTCTGGAAATGATTGTGGAAATGAACCGGGAGCGGGGCATGACGATTCTCGTTGCTTCAAGTGAAATCGACGAACTGAAACGGATTTGCGATCGGATTGTTGTACTGTGTGAAGGTAAATTATCTGGGATCCTGGATGCTGAGGCTTCGGAAGAGACCGTTGCGTTGGCGTTGACCGGGGAGCTGAATTATGAGTAA
- a CDS encoding DUF3798 domain-containing protein: MCLIMISTLFMGCSGVNGKSGSSENDYHIAIVTPTLSTSEDEFRAGEAMAKEYPDVVTHLTLPENFEDEIETCISTIVSAADDPKMKAVIVSSGQAGLIPAFQQIKEKNPDIITITAPIYDEPEMMSKYIDINLDTNWIKRGETIPTKAKQMGAKTFIHYSFPTHLSKPLIAARKDMMKQTCQSLGMEWVEVVTPDPQTGDSVEAMQQFLREDIPRQIAKYGKDTNIFGSNCPMYDVILDEAMKEGFIVAEQCCPTPTQAYPTVLGLEISEEDGTNYDKINEMITKKVAEKGMTGRLSGWPIPVTVYMPEFAVYLAMEMIENPDFDAKDPAALDQLTKDKFGIEVSYEKLNSNGKTYDNYFVMIMDSIFY; this comes from the coding sequence ATGTGTTTAATCATGATTAGCACCTTATTTATGGGTTGCAGCGGTGTAAATGGTAAGTCGGGCAGTTCAGAGAATGACTATCACATTGCCATTGTGACACCGACCCTTTCAACAAGTGAAGATGAGTTTAGAGCAGGGGAAGCAATGGCAAAAGAGTACCCTGATGTTGTAACGCATCTGACGCTACCAGAAAATTTTGAAGATGAAATTGAAACCTGCATCAGTACGATTGTCTCAGCAGCAGATGATCCTAAAATGAAAGCAGTGATTGTTTCTTCCGGCCAAGCTGGTTTGATCCCGGCATTCCAACAAATTAAAGAAAAAAATCCGGATATCATCACGATTACAGCACCAATTTATGACGAACCGGAAATGATGTCAAAATATATTGATATCAACCTGGATACCAATTGGATTAAGCGTGGCGAAACGATTCCGACCAAAGCAAAACAGATGGGTGCCAAAACATTTATCCACTATTCTTTCCCGACTCATTTATCAAAACCATTAATAGCAGCCAGAAAAGATATGATGAAACAAACATGCCAGTCGCTTGGAATGGAATGGGTTGAGGTCGTCACCCCGGATCCCCAGACAGGGGACAGTGTTGAAGCCATGCAGCAATTCTTGCGAGAAGATATTCCCAGACAAATTGCTAAATATGGAAAAGATACCAATATATTTGGAAGCAATTGTCCGATGTACGATGTGATTTTGGATGAAGCAATGAAAGAAGGTTTCATTGTGGCAGAACAGTGTTGTCCGACGCCAACACAGGCCTATCCAACCGTATTGGGGCTTGAAATATCTGAAGAGGACGGAACAAATTACGATAAGATCAATGAAATGATCACTAAAAAGGTAGCTGAAAAAGGAATGACCGGAAGATTGTCAGGATGGCCGATTCCAGTCACTGTTTACATGCCGGAGTTTGCTGTTTATCTAGCCATGGAAATGATTGAAAATCCAGATTTCGATGCGAAAGATCCGGCCGCATTGGATCAACTGACCAAAGACAAATTCGGGATTGAAGTGAGCTATGAAAAACTAAATAGCAATGGTAAAACCTATGATAATTATTTTGTTATGATTATGGATTCTATTTTCTATTAA